The following proteins are co-located in the bacterium genome:
- a CDS encoding cupin domain-containing protein, which produces MNKIPVLKMARDLSQPFRPVEITELDGAYHAFIVRYSGDYIAHSHSADEFIYIMEGMIDVELNDKTVTVKQGEAILIPAGTPHRPRCKNMALALVTETKGLQIEGRE; this is translated from the coding sequence ATGAACAAGATCCCAGTCCTGAAGATGGCGCGCGACCTGTCCCAACCCTTCCGTCCGGTGGAGATCACGGAACTCGACGGCGCCTATCACGCCTTCATCGTCCGCTACAGCGGCGACTACATCGCCCACAGCCATTCGGCCGACGAGTTCATCTACATCATGGAGGGCATGATCGACGTCGAGCTGAACGACAAGACGGTGACCGTGAAGCAGGGCGAGGCGATCCTGATCCCCGCCGGCACGCCGCATCGGCCGCGCTGCAAGAACATGGCCCTCGCGCTGGTCACCGAGACCAAGGGCCTGCAGATCGAAGGACGTGAATAG
- a CDS encoding tetratricopeptide repeat protein: MGRGYRRALGLLPILLLAAGCSPQFEHIESAVERNRDEIRLVRDEQMIIRREVESLNAVLRSDQGTGLESSAILQAKISQMLSKLDRVDRKLDDNNEFMRSLSARVDLLATRLGLPTLGEYKTVSGDAAELDVLPEEGRALFNAALLDRDRGNMAAAAEGFREFRERYGRSELTDDAGYWLGEMAYADGEYQQALAHLQGVIDGPRDADRRADALLKAVFAAQAKGDEAAARSFLETLRRDFPDSEQAALAEAEMSRP, from the coding sequence ATGGGCAGAGGCTACCGCCGGGCATTGGGCCTGCTGCCGATTCTGTTACTGGCAGCAGGCTGCAGCCCGCAGTTCGAACACATCGAATCCGCGGTCGAGCGCAACCGCGACGAGATTCGTCTCGTGCGCGACGAGCAGATGATCATCCGCCGGGAGGTGGAGAGCCTCAACGCGGTGCTGCGCTCGGACCAGGGCACCGGCCTGGAGTCCTCGGCGATCCTGCAGGCCAAGATCTCGCAGATGCTGAGCAAGCTGGACCGGGTCGATCGCAAGCTTGACGACAACAACGAGTTCATGCGCAGCCTCTCCGCCCGGGTCGACCTGCTGGCCACCCGTCTCGGCCTGCCGACTCTCGGCGAGTACAAGACCGTCTCGGGCGATGCCGCCGAACTGGACGTGCTGCCGGAGGAGGGACGCGCCCTCTTCAACGCCGCCCTGCTGGACCGCGACCGCGGGAACATGGCCGCGGCCGCCGAGGGCTTCCGGGAGTTCCGGGAGCGCTACGGCCGCTCCGAGTTGACCGACGACGCCGGCTACTGGCTGGGCGAGATGGCCTACGCGGACGGCGAGTACCAGCAGGCCCTGGCACACCTGCAAGGCGTGATCGACGGCCCGCGCGACGCAGACCGGCGGGCCGACGCCCTGCTCAAGGCCGTCTTCGCCGCCCAGGCCAAGGGCGACGAAGCGGCGGCCCGGAGCTTCCTGGAGACGCTGCGGAGGGATTTCCCCGATTCGGAACAAGCCGCCCTGGCCGAGGCGGAGATGTCGAGGCCGTGA